A window of Primulina tabacum isolate GXHZ01 chromosome 4, ASM2559414v2, whole genome shotgun sequence contains these coding sequences:
- the LOC142542004 gene encoding uncharacterized protein LOC142542004: MPPKRKSIEGDDRNPLIDKTAKGRGRGRGQGTTESSEDGAYDGFRRMNLPDFIGGPDPLVALEWVKSLEALFDYLKFTDQDKVSCDVFMLVKAARIWWEATKITVNVRELKWDEFKELFYAKFFSKEVKPKKVKEFLELRQDAMPVAEYTMKFEEGCVFVPFIAKNDKDKGEHFLRGLKPEIRRDVYMSKVVTYQDIVERALLAEHDEQEIEKERQLRRQAFQARGQGVLSYTS; the protein is encoded by the exons ATGCCTCCCAAGAGAAAGAGTATTGAAGGGGATGATAGGAACCCTCTTATTGATAAGACTGCCAAG GGTCGTGGTCGTGGAAGAGGACAAGGCACAACTGAAAGTTCTGAAGATGGTGCATATGATGGTTTCAGACGTATGAACCTTCCTGATTTTATTGGTGGCCCTGATCCACTAGTGGCTCTTGAATGGGTCAAGTCATTGGAGGCCTTATTCGATTACTTGAAGTTCACTGACCAAGATAAGGTAAGTTGTGATGTGTTTATGTTGGTCAAAGCTGCTCGTATTTGGTGGGAAGCTACCAAGATTACAGTTAATGTTCGAGAATTAAAGTGGGACGAGTTCAAGGAATTATTCTATGCCAAATTTTTTTCAAAGGAAGTCAAACCCAAGAAGGTGAAGGAATTTCTCGAATTGAGGCAAGATGCCATGCCTGTCGCTGAGTATACTATGAAGTTCGAAGAAGGATGTGTCTTTGTTCCTTTTATTGCTAAAAATGACAAAGATAAGGGAGAACATTTCCTTCGTGGTTTGAAGCCAGAGATTCGGAGAGATGTTTATATGTCAAAGGTGGTCACATACCAAGACATTGTGGAGAGAGCTTTGCTTGCTGAGCATGATGAGCAAGAGATTGAGAAAGAGAGGCAGTTAAGGAGGCAAGCTTTTCAAGCTAGAGGGCAAGGAGTTTTATCTTATAccagttaa